From Balneola vulgaris DSM 17893:
AAATCTTCTAAAAAGATATCTCCAAAAACAGCCGTATCTAATCCCTCTTTTTTTAGCCCTAGAAGTTTTTCATCAACCACCGCTTCATATTCTTTGAGACTTGGGGATGAATTTAGTTCAATAGTGTGTAAGGGAATTTGAATGGACTCCGCTTGCTTTTGCAACAATGAACGCCGCACACCATGCATTGAAATTCGATCGGTGTCGCTATTCACATTAGTTAACAAGGCTTCAATGTTGAATTGAGGATCTTGAAGCATCTTATGCAATGCCATGGCACTATCCTTTCCTCCACTCCAATTAAAGAAACTTGGTTTAGGCATGAATTTTGGCATTATCTAAGTCCATCAGTCGAACACATTTAGCAGAAAGAGCATGGCTCAAATCAAATAATTCAGGGTGAATTAAGCAGGCCATAAGTTCGATTCCTTGAATGATAGTACCTGCCGACGGTTGGGTGAATAAATCGAAATCAGCTACATATACTTCACCATTCTTCACAGCTGTAAGATCCTCCCAGCCTTTTCGTTGAGTTAGCAAGTGCATTTCAGCGAGTGTTCGCTTAACGTCAAAACCGCAGGGTGCTACGATTAGTACTTCAGGATCATATCGTAAAATTTTATCCCAATCTATTACAATACTGTCACCCGATGGATTTGAAAGCATATCGATCCCCCCAGCATATCCAATTTGATGAGGAATCCAGTGCCCACAGTTATAGATGGGATCAAACCACTCTAACAAAGAAACCCTTCTTAACGGAGCTCTATGTTTGCGCAATCGATCTGTGATTCCATTCATACGCTCATTTATATCAGCCATGAGTGTATAGGCCCTTTCTTCATAGCCCATCGCTTTCGCAATGGTAATCAGGCAATCAAATACATCTTGTAATGATTGGGGAGTTAATGGGATCAGCTTTGGCATTTTATCTAATTTAGCCACTGCTCTTGAAGTACACTCGGTATCAATTTGGCATACTTCACATACATCTTGTGTAAAAATGATATCGGGCTGAATAGACTGCAGAATTTCATCTTCAACGTAATACAGGCTTTTTCCTTGAGCTTTACTAGCCGAAAAAATTCGATCAATTTCCTCACTGGAGTATTCCTTTCCTTCCAACACACAACGTACCACAACCTGTTTCTCTTCTAAGGCTTTGGGAGGGCACTCAAAAGTGATACCGTCTAGATATTGATCTAAACCTAAATCATAAATCATATGAGTTGCGGCTGGAAGAAAAGAACTTACTTTCATAATAACGATGGTTTAGGCTTCTACTTTTTGAGCTTTCAATTGGAAATATTTAGCACTCATCCATTCATACCCTACAAATAGGAAAGTACCATAGAATAATGTTCCAAACAGTAAATTACGCTCGAATGGAATAGCAGCAATTAAACATGCTATAAACCCTTCTACTGTTTGAGGGTAGGTGTTCGAGTATAACCAAACTCCAATATCCGTCACAATCCAATGGATAAACACGACTACAAGTGAACCGCCTGCAAAGTTTAA
This genomic window contains:
- a CDS encoding ABC transporter substrate-binding protein, which translates into the protein MKVSSFLPAATHMIYDLGLDQYLDGITFECPPKALEEKQVVVRCVLEGKEYSSEEIDRIFSASKAQGKSLYYVEDEILQSIQPDIIFTQDVCEVCQIDTECTSRAVAKLDKMPKLIPLTPQSLQDVFDCLITIAKAMGYEERAYTLMADINERMNGITDRLRKHRAPLRRVSLLEWFDPIYNCGHWIPHQIGYAGGIDMLSNPSGDSIVIDWDKILRYDPEVLIVAPCGFDVKRTLAEMHLLTQRKGWEDLTAVKNGEVYVADFDLFTQPSAGTIIQGIELMACLIHPELFDLSHALSAKCVRLMDLDNAKIHA